A window of Mycolicibacterium holsaticum DSM 44478 = JCM 12374 genomic DNA:
GCATCGTGATCAAAGTGGACACCGACGGCCTGATCCGCCGCATCGATGAGTACTTCGATCCCGCGCAGATCGCCCCGCTGCTCGATGCGACGCCTACCCCGGAAAGGGCGACCTGACATGACACGCGTTCAGGAACTTCTCAGCGACCCGACAGCGGCCGGCGAATGGCGCCTCGTGCCCGACAAGTCCACCGTCGCTGTCAACGTCAAATCGATGTGGGGTCTGGTGCCGGTCAAGGGCCGGTTCACCGAGCTCAGCGGTGAGGCTCAACTCGGGGGCGGACCAACGATTTTCGGGCGCGTCGACATCAAGGCCGCGTCGCTGCGAACCGGTATCCGCAAGCGTGACACCCATCTGCACTCCGGCGACTTCTTCGACGCGCAGAAATACCCCGATATCACCGTAGAAATCAACGAGCTGACGGCCGCCGGCGGCGACACCGTCGACCTGCGCGGACAACTCACGGTCAAAGACACCGTCAAACCGCTGTCGCTGACCGCTCATGTCACGGTGCTCGACGAGCAGGCGGTGCGGTTCATCACGTCGAGCCGTGTCGACCGCCAGGAGTTCGGCGTCGACGGCAACATGATGGGGATGATCGTTGACATTGCGACGATCTCGGGCGACATCGTGTTCCGGCGCGTGGGCTAGCCGTA
This region includes:
- a CDS encoding YceI family protein, which translates into the protein MTRVQELLSDPTAAGEWRLVPDKSTVAVNVKSMWGLVPVKGRFTELSGEAQLGGGPTIFGRVDIKAASLRTGIRKRDTHLHSGDFFDAQKYPDITVEINELTAAGGDTVDLRGQLTVKDTVKPLSLTAHVTVLDEQAVRFITSSRVDRQEFGVDGNMMGMIVDIATISGDIVFRRVG